One genomic region from Ornithinicoccus hortensis encodes:
- a CDS encoding transposase — MHRAQPYPQEFRDDVVNVARNREPGQTIKQIAADFGIAESCLRNWIRSADVADGARPGTTAAENAELREAKKRIRLLEQENEVLRRAAAYLSQANLPGKSCTRSCASWPATGSPSR, encoded by the coding sequence GTGCACCGTGCCCAGCCCTATCCCCAGGAGTTTCGTGACGACGTGGTTAACGTCGCCCGCAACCGTGAACCTGGACAGACGATCAAGCAGATCGCAGCCGACTTCGGCATCGCCGAGTCGTGCCTGCGCAACTGGATCCGCTCGGCCGACGTCGCCGACGGCGCCCGGCCCGGGACGACCGCGGCCGAGAACGCCGAGCTGCGGGAGGCCAAGAAGCGGATCCGGCTGCTGGAGCAGGAGAACGAGGTCCTGCGCCGCGCCGCGGCCTACCTGTCCCAGGCGAACCTGCCGGGAAAATCATGTACCCGCTCGTGCGCGAGCTGGCCGGCGACGGGATCCCCGTCACGGTGA
- a CDS encoding YihY/virulence factor BrkB family protein, giving the protein MSTTEGSTDSTDIPEGVDSAEARLRTEDSPDGPTDLPKRSWGSIFKRTVGKFSAAGATDLAAALTYYSVMSMFPALLALISLLGVFGQGKGTTDALLNVLIEMGATEEQLKPISDYITQMQGTTGAGVALFIGLAGALWAASNYVNAFSRAMNTIYGVKEGRPVWKLRPWMLLITLVVLLLVVLVALSLVFTGGFAQSVGSVIGLGDTAVQVWNWAKWPVMFLIVVLIVALLYWGTPNVRPPKFRWLSPGAVLAIVVWGVATAGFGFYVANFGNYNATYGALAGVIIMLLWLWLTNVALLFGAVFDSEMVREGQLQSGIPAEDEIQLPLRDASGAEKKADKASKQLAENRRIRLTAGRRKRNG; this is encoded by the coding sequence GTGAGCACCACCGAAGGCAGTACCGACTCGACCGACATCCCGGAGGGGGTGGACTCGGCCGAGGCCAGGTTGCGGACCGAGGACAGCCCGGACGGACCGACGGACCTGCCCAAGCGCAGCTGGGGGTCGATCTTCAAGCGCACCGTCGGCAAGTTCTCCGCCGCGGGGGCGACCGACCTGGCCGCCGCGCTGACCTACTACAGCGTGATGTCGATGTTCCCGGCGCTGTTGGCGTTGATCTCGCTGTTGGGCGTCTTCGGTCAGGGCAAGGGCACCACCGATGCGCTGCTCAACGTGCTCATCGAGATGGGGGCGACCGAGGAGCAACTCAAGCCGATCAGCGACTACATCACCCAGATGCAGGGGACCACGGGCGCGGGGGTCGCCTTGTTCATCGGTCTCGCCGGTGCGCTGTGGGCGGCCTCCAACTACGTCAACGCCTTCTCCCGGGCGATGAACACCATCTACGGGGTCAAGGAGGGGCGGCCGGTCTGGAAGCTGCGCCCCTGGATGCTGCTGATCACCCTGGTCGTGCTGCTCCTGGTCGTCCTGGTCGCGCTGTCGCTGGTCTTCACCGGTGGGTTCGCCCAATCCGTCGGCTCGGTCATCGGGCTCGGGGACACCGCGGTGCAGGTGTGGAACTGGGCGAAGTGGCCGGTGATGTTCCTCATCGTCGTGCTGATCGTGGCGCTGCTCTACTGGGGCACCCCCAACGTGCGGCCCCCGAAGTTCCGCTGGCTCAGCCCCGGCGCGGTCCTGGCGATCGTCGTCTGGGGTGTCGCGACCGCCGGCTTCGGTTTCTACGTGGCCAACTTCGGCAACTACAACGCCACCTACGGTGCCCTGGCCGGTGTCATCATCATGCTGCTGTGGCTCTGGCTGACCAACGTCGCGCTGCTGTTCGGGGCGGTCTTCGACTCCGAGATGGTGCGCGAGGGGCAGTTGCAGTCCGGCATCCCGGCGGAGGACGAGATCCAGCTGCCGCTGCGGGACGCCAGCGGCGCCGAGAAGAAGGCCGACAAGGCATCCAAACAGCTCGCCGAGAACCGTCGGATCCGGCTCACTGCGGGGCGTCGCAAGCGCAACGGGTGA
- a CDS encoding ArsR/SmtB family transcription factor, with the protein MARAATTSDVFNAIAEPRRREILVLLRAGERPATEVARELGMTQSGTSKHLRVLREVGLVRDRRAGKQRMYRLEARGLRPVHAWAGGFEQFWSESLDRLDAYVQELQPDEKE; encoded by the coding sequence ATGGCACGTGCAGCGACGACGTCGGACGTTTTCAACGCGATCGCCGAGCCCCGGCGCCGGGAGATTCTGGTCCTGCTGCGGGCCGGTGAGCGGCCAGCTACCGAGGTGGCCCGGGAGCTGGGGATGACCCAATCGGGGACCTCCAAACATCTCCGGGTGCTCCGGGAAGTGGGGCTCGTGCGGGATCGCCGAGCAGGCAAGCAGCGGATGTATCGACTGGAGGCCCGCGGTCTCCGACCGGTCCATGCCTGGGCCGGGGGCTTCGAGCAATTCTGGAGCGAGAGTCTGGACCGGCTCGACGCGTATGTGCAGGAACTGCAACCAGACGAGAAGGAGTAA
- a CDS encoding SRPBCC family protein — protein sequence MNQTGQAVPEQSATADREIVVSRVIEAPRSLVFEAFTEVRHLSRWWGPEGFTTTTRAFEFRIGGEWDFVMHGPDGTDYPEWITWTEITTPERIEFLHGERPADPDAFESILTFQDVGASTRIELRTVFRTREQRDEAVETYHAVEGGRQTLGNLAAYVTQTLRADGEH from the coding sequence ATGAACCAGACGGGACAAGCAGTGCCGGAGCAGTCCGCGACGGCCGACCGCGAGATCGTGGTCTCCCGGGTGATCGAGGCCCCACGGAGCCTGGTGTTCGAGGCGTTCACCGAGGTGCGGCACCTGTCGCGGTGGTGGGGACCGGAGGGATTCACCACGACCACCCGGGCCTTCGAGTTCCGCATCGGTGGGGAGTGGGACTTCGTGATGCACGGACCGGACGGGACGGACTATCCCGAATGGATCACCTGGACCGAGATCACCACGCCGGAGCGGATCGAATTCCTGCATGGAGAGCGCCCCGCCGACCCGGACGCCTTCGAGTCGATCCTCACTTTCCAGGACGTCGGCGCCTCGACCCGCATCGAACTGCGCACCGTGTTCCGCACCCGGGAGCAGCGCGACGAGGCGGTCGAGACCTACCACGCGGTCGAGGGCGGACGCCAGACCCTGGGCAACTTGGCTGCCTACGTCACCCAGACCCTTCGAGCCGACGGGGAACACTGA
- a CDS encoding DDE-type integrase/transposase/recombinase, with protein sequence MWLADITEHRTGEGKLYRCAIKDVFSNRIVGYSISDRMKSRLAVNALNSAVARRGDVAGCILHTDRGSQFRSRKFVCALNHHGMVGSMGKVGASLLTG encoded by the coding sequence CTGTGGCTGGCCGACATCACCGAGCACCGCACGGGCGAGGGCAAGCTCTACCGGTGCGCCATCAAGGACGTCTTCTCCAACCGGATTGTGGGCTACTCGATCAGCGACCGGATGAAGTCACGCCTGGCCGTCAACGCCCTCAACAGCGCCGTCGCCCGGCGCGGTGACGTCGCCGGCTGCATCCTGCACACCGACAGGGGATCGCAATTTCGTAGCCGGAAGTTCGTCTGCGCGCTGAACCACCACGGCATGGTCGGATCCATGGGCAAGGTCGGCGCGTCCCTATTAACCGGCTAA